The following are encoded in a window of Solidesulfovibrio magneticus RS-1 genomic DNA:
- a CDS encoding 4Fe-4S dicluster domain-containing protein, whose translation MKIHRALRMERCIGCHSCSLACARLVYKSMSWQTAGIRIRSTGGVSSGFQAILCLACDPAPCAAACPTGAMSQRKSGGGVTLKKSLCIQCGQCAAACPVDAINLDAAGNPAVCLHCGQCTAYCPHDCLELVEADTPAAPCLESCHVE comes from the coding sequence ATGAAGATCCATCGCGCCCTGCGCATGGAGCGCTGCATCGGCTGCCATTCCTGCTCCCTGGCCTGCGCCCGGCTGGTGTACAAGTCCATGTCCTGGCAGACCGCCGGCATTCGCATCCGGTCCACCGGCGGCGTGTCCAGCGGCTTCCAGGCCATCTTGTGTCTGGCCTGCGACCCGGCCCCGTGCGCGGCCGCTTGCCCAACCGGAGCCATGAGTCAGCGCAAGTCCGGCGGCGGGGTGACGCTCAAAAAATCCCTGTGCATCCAGTGCGGCCAGTGCGCCGCCGCCTGCCCGGTGGACGCCATCAATCTTGACGCGGCCGGCAATCCCGCCGTGTGCCTGCACTGCGGCCAGTGCACCGCCTATTGCCCCCATGACTGCCTGGAGCTGGTCGAGGCCGACACGCCCGCCGCCCCCTGCCTGGAGAGCTGCCATGTCGAATGA
- a CDS encoding SDR family oxidoreductase has product MMDKRVAIVTGASRGIGAAVARRLAADGLAVVVNYVTGQNRAEAVVRDIVAESGHGVAIGADVSDPADAAALFEAAEAVFGGVDVVVNNAGVMQPGLVSLADTSDDLYERIVSINLGGTFNMLRLAATRLRDNGRIVNFSSSVVGLRPAGYAVYAATKAAVETMTAIFAKEMGPRGIAVTAVAPGPVGTELFLTGKTPEMVERIAAATPLGRLGTPEDVAGVVSFLVGGDGGWINGAVIRANGGMV; this is encoded by the coding sequence ATGATGGACAAACGTGTGGCCATTGTCACTGGAGCGTCCCGGGGCATCGGCGCGGCCGTGGCCCGGCGTCTGGCGGCGGACGGGCTGGCGGTGGTGGTCAATTACGTGACTGGGCAAAACCGGGCTGAGGCTGTTGTGCGCGACATTGTGGCCGAGAGCGGCCATGGGGTCGCCATCGGGGCCGACGTGTCCGACCCGGCCGACGCGGCGGCGCTCTTCGAGGCGGCCGAAGCTGTTTTCGGCGGCGTCGACGTCGTCGTCAACAACGCCGGGGTGATGCAGCCGGGGCTGGTTTCCCTGGCCGACACCAGCGACGACCTGTACGAGCGCATCGTGTCCATCAACCTTGGCGGCACGTTCAACATGTTGCGCCTGGCCGCGACACGGCTGCGCGACAATGGGCGCATCGTCAACTTCTCCTCCAGCGTGGTCGGCCTGCGGCCGGCCGGCTACGCCGTCTACGCCGCCACCAAGGCGGCGGTGGAAACCATGACCGCCATTTTCGCCAAGGAGATGGGACCGCGCGGCATAGCCGTCACGGCCGTGGCCCCGGGGCCGGTGGGCACGGAGCTGTTTTTGACGGGCAAGACGCCGGAAATGGTGGAGCGTATCGCGGCGGCCACGCCCCTTGGCCGGCTGGGCACGCCCGAGGACGTGGCCGGGGTCGTGTCATTTTTGGTTGGCGGCGACGGCGGCTGGATAAATGGCGCGGTCATTCGGGCTAATGGCGGCATGGTGTAG
- a CDS encoding aldehyde ferredoxin oxidoreductase family protein, giving the protein MHGFHGRILTVDLTRRAFAIEAADPAHLDAYLGGKGLATRLLLDRNPAGVDPLAPENNLIFAAGPLCGGVAWGASRYGVFTKSPQTGFYTESYSGGRTPQAVDAAGFDAVVLTGAANALTALTIHPDGCTFHDAADLAGLDAYATEDAARERFVLPRDDAKRVGAVVIGPAGENLCRLAMIANERWRCAGRTGVGAVMGSKKVKAIVFQGDRKRQAADPAGLAAHAAAFAKRGVETKGVQVYKAMGTTMMVGVMNAAGAFPAKYWTQGNCEHWEKISGETFHKEHEVKAHACAKCFMSCGRMAKLASGRHKGLTLEGPEYETIYAFGGLCMIDDMAEIVYLNDLCDRLGIDTISAGNLCAFTVEAVSRGRVDYPIAYNDPDGAARLIQDIASGTGIGALLGQGIKVAARAWGLEDLAVHVKGLEPAGYDPRALRGMGLAYATSDRGACHLRTTFYKPELAGMIPPDAVEGKAAMLIEFEDRLTIFDTLILCRFFRDLYTWDELTQVIGLTTGLDASEAALKRRAAAIADMTREFNLREGLTPADDRLPERIHREPLPSGKELPREAFDAMLADYYRLRNWSPQGVPTGAADL; this is encoded by the coding sequence ATGCACGGCTTTCACGGACGCATCCTCACTGTTGACCTGACCCGGCGCGCGTTTGCCATCGAAGCGGCCGACCCGGCCCATCTTGACGCCTATCTCGGCGGCAAGGGCCTGGCCACCAGGCTGCTCCTTGACCGCAACCCGGCAGGGGTCGATCCCCTGGCCCCGGAGAACAACCTCATCTTCGCCGCCGGCCCCTTGTGCGGCGGCGTGGCCTGGGGGGCCAGCCGCTACGGCGTGTTCACCAAATCCCCCCAGACCGGGTTTTACACCGAATCCTATTCCGGCGGCCGCACGCCCCAGGCCGTGGACGCCGCCGGTTTCGACGCCGTGGTCCTCACCGGCGCGGCGAATGCGCTCACGGCCCTGACCATCCACCCCGACGGCTGCACCTTCCACGACGCGGCCGATCTGGCCGGCCTTGACGCCTACGCCACCGAAGACGCGGCCCGGGAGCGTTTCGTGCTGCCCCGCGACGACGCCAAGCGCGTGGGCGCGGTGGTCATCGGCCCGGCCGGGGAGAACTTGTGCCGGCTGGCCATGATCGCCAACGAACGCTGGCGCTGCGCCGGCCGCACCGGCGTCGGCGCGGTCATGGGCTCCAAAAAGGTCAAGGCCATCGTGTTCCAGGGCGACCGCAAGCGCCAGGCGGCCGATCCCGCCGGCCTGGCCGCCCATGCCGCCGCCTTTGCCAAGCGCGGGGTGGAGACCAAGGGCGTGCAGGTCTACAAGGCCATGGGCACGACCATGATGGTCGGGGTCATGAACGCGGCCGGAGCCTTTCCGGCCAAGTACTGGACCCAGGGCAACTGCGAACATTGGGAGAAGATCTCAGGCGAGACCTTCCACAAGGAGCACGAGGTCAAGGCCCACGCCTGCGCCAAATGCTTCATGTCCTGCGGCCGCATGGCCAAGCTCGCCTCGGGCCGCCACAAGGGCCTGACCCTGGAAGGGCCGGAGTACGAAACCATCTACGCCTTCGGCGGGCTGTGCATGATCGATGACATGGCCGAGATCGTGTATTTAAACGACCTCTGCGACCGCCTGGGCATTGATACCATCTCCGCCGGCAACCTCTGCGCCTTCACCGTCGAGGCCGTCTCGCGCGGCCGGGTGGACTACCCCATCGCCTACAACGACCCCGACGGCGCGGCCCGGCTCATCCAGGACATCGCCTCGGGCACGGGCATCGGGGCGCTCCTGGGCCAGGGCATCAAGGTCGCGGCCCGGGCCTGGGGACTGGAAGACCTGGCCGTCCACGTCAAGGGCCTGGAGCCGGCCGGCTACGACCCCCGGGCGCTTCGCGGCATGGGGCTGGCCTACGCCACATCCGACCGGGGGGCCTGCCATCTGCGCACCACCTTCTACAAGCCCGAGCTGGCCGGCATGATCCCGCCCGACGCCGTGGAAGGCAAGGCGGCCATGCTCATCGAGTTCGAGGACCGGCTCACCATCTTCGATACGCTTATCCTGTGCCGGTTCTTCCGCGATCTCTACACCTGGGACGAGCTGACCCAGGTCATCGGCCTGACCACCGGCCTCGACGCCAGCGAAGCAGCGCTCAAACGCCGGGCCGCGGCCATCGCCGACATGACCCGGGAGTTCAACCTGCGCGAAGGGCTGACCCCGGCCGACGACCGCCTCCCGGAGCGCATCCACCGCGAACCCCTGCCAAGCGGCAAGGAACTCCCCCGCGAGGCCTTCGACGCCATGCTGGCCGACTATTACCGGTTGCGCAATTGGTCGCCTCAGGGCGTGCCGACCGGCGCTGCCGACCTCTAA
- a CDS encoding AAA family ATPase — protein MIPSHVARALTTLLPIRQPVFLWGPPGVGKSQIVAQTAAALGLELIDIRAVLLDPVDLRGLPQIDANGRTHWRAPAFLPTSGQGVLFLDELNAAPPLVQAACYQLILDRALGEYRLPDGWTVIAAGNRDQDRAVTHRMPTALANRFVHLEIEPHLEDWIAWAEAAGIASEVTAFLRFRPALLHDFDPTRAVRSFPTPRSWEFVSTMLQGAPDPQVELELLRGAVGDGAALEFSGFLRTWRELPDTDAVLADPDAAPAPVEPAAAYAICEALGRLACPDVMPALTRYAARLPVEFGVLLMRDAVRRDSRTAKTPSFAAWARDNAEVFV, from the coding sequence TTGATCCCGTCTCACGTCGCCCGCGCCCTGACCACCCTGCTCCCCATCCGCCAACCCGTATTTCTCTGGGGTCCCCCGGGCGTCGGCAAAAGCCAGATCGTGGCTCAGACCGCCGCCGCTCTCGGCCTTGAGCTCATCGACATCCGGGCCGTGCTCCTTGATCCCGTGGACCTGCGCGGCTTGCCGCAAATCGACGCCAACGGCCGCACCCACTGGCGCGCTCCGGCCTTTTTGCCGACAAGCGGCCAGGGCGTCCTTTTTCTCGACGAATTAAACGCCGCCCCGCCCCTGGTCCAGGCCGCCTGCTACCAGCTCATCCTCGACCGGGCCCTGGGCGAATACCGCCTGCCCGACGGCTGGACCGTCATCGCCGCCGGCAACCGCGATCAGGACCGGGCCGTCACCCACCGGATGCCGACCGCTTTGGCCAACCGGTTCGTGCACCTGGAAATCGAACCCCACCTGGAGGACTGGATTGCCTGGGCGGAAGCTGCGGGCATCGCGTCCGAGGTCACGGCCTTTTTGCGCTTCCGGCCCGCTTTGCTCCACGATTTCGATCCGACCCGGGCCGTCCGGTCCTTCCCCACGCCCCGGTCCTGGGAATTCGTGTCCACCATGTTGCAGGGCGCGCCCGATCCGCAGGTGGAACTGGAACTGCTGCGCGGGGCCGTGGGCGACGGCGCGGCTTTGGAATTTTCCGGATTTTTGCGCACCTGGCGCGAGCTGCCCGACACCGACGCCGTGTTGGCCGATCCCGACGCCGCGCCGGCCCCGGTGGAACCGGCCGCAGCCTACGCCATCTGCGAGGCCCTAGGACGGCTGGCCTGCCCGGACGTCATGCCGGCGCTGACCCGCTACGCCGCCCGGCTGCCGGTGGAATTCGGGGTGCTGCTCATGCGCGACGCCGTGCGCCGCGACAGCCGCACGGCCAAGACGCCGTCATTTGCCGCCTGGGCCCGGGACAACGCCGAGGTGTTCGTGTGA
- a CDS encoding CBS and ACT domain-containing protein → MLVGDWMSTDVATATEDVSMIKAGRIMRDKKIRRLPVVDKDGKLVGIISERDLKAASPSTATSLDMYEMTYLLSELKVKAIMTKDPVRIRRTDTVERAALIMRDRKFGSLPVVDETNKVVGIITDTDIFRLFVSITGIDQGGIQIGLRLGVAEGSLKPVLDELRRFEARIVSILSSYDRGGPGQRDVSIRIQGLPETRERELRAELEKTGHLLYWTRD, encoded by the coding sequence ATGCTTGTCGGCGATTGGATGTCCACCGACGTGGCCACGGCGACCGAGGATGTCTCGATGATCAAGGCCGGCCGGATCATGCGCGACAAAAAAATCCGTCGTCTGCCCGTGGTGGACAAGGACGGAAAGCTTGTCGGCATCATTTCCGAGCGCGACCTCAAGGCGGCCTCGCCGTCCACGGCCACCTCACTGGACATGTACGAAATGACCTACCTGCTCTCGGAGCTCAAGGTCAAAGCCATCATGACCAAGGACCCGGTGCGCATCCGCCGCACCGACACCGTGGAGCGGGCGGCGCTTATCATGCGCGACCGCAAGTTCGGCAGCCTGCCGGTGGTCGATGAAACGAACAAGGTGGTCGGCATCATCACCGACACCGATATCTTCCGCCTGTTCGTCTCCATCACCGGCATCGACCAGGGCGGCATCCAGATCGGGCTGCGCCTGGGCGTGGCCGAGGGCAGCCTCAAGCCGGTGCTCGACGAACTGCGCCGCTTCGAGGCCCGCATCGTGAGCATCCTGTCGTCCTACGACCGGGGCGGCCCGGGCCAGCGCGACGTGTCCATCCGCATCCAAGGTCTGCCCGAGACCCGGGAGCGGGAACTGCGCGCCGAACTCGAAAAGACCGGCCACCTGCTCTACTGGACCCGCGACTAA
- a CDS encoding chemotaxis protein CheW, with amino-acid sequence MNQTSNIGVRRFLTLILGETGIFGIDIHVVREILDYTDIARLPRMPDHMRGVVDVRGQAVPVLDLGLKLGFGPVNQTLNTRIVIVEQPDPDGGVRLVGALTEAVKEVLELDAQAIAPPPGMGTDVEAACIQGIARHNGRFIILLDTARVFSDEDLAGLASLTQQAATHHAA; translated from the coding sequence ATGAATCAGACATCGAATATCGGCGTCCGGCGATTTCTCACCCTGATCCTGGGCGAAACAGGCATCTTTGGCATCGATATCCACGTGGTGCGGGAAATCCTCGACTATACGGACATCGCCAGATTGCCGCGGATGCCCGACCACATGCGCGGGGTGGTCGACGTGCGGGGCCAGGCCGTGCCGGTCCTTGATCTCGGCCTCAAGCTCGGCTTCGGCCCAGTCAACCAAACCCTGAATACGCGTATCGTCATCGTGGAGCAGCCCGACCCCGACGGGGGCGTCCGACTGGTGGGGGCGCTGACCGAAGCGGTCAAGGAAGTGCTGGAACTCGACGCCCAGGCCATCGCGCCGCCGCCGGGCATGGGAACCGACGTCGAGGCGGCCTGCATCCAGGGCATCGCTCGCCACAACGGCCGTTTCATCATACTCCTCGACACGGCTCGGGTCTTTTCCGATGAAGACCTCGCCGGGCTGGCCAGCCTGACGCAACAGGCGGCCACCCATCACGCCGCCTGA
- a CDS encoding vWA domain-containing protein: MTAPDAVGRKLVRARMELVLGHPFFGAMALRLAPLADASCRDVWTDGVTLGYNPLYVTERSEDEIAAIIAHEILHLACEHHLRRKDRDKALWNRACDLAVAALLVEAGFTLPPGHPFEATQAGKPAEAIYAVLAGEIDQRHGGGGTDAAKTSALPADTAPGGGDGDTPLAAKAGQAEPAPSGSALNGQDKQPQSASGDQDRAGTLGQTPSRSIGEVRDHPDLDGQRRESEHRDLTDKLRQDVNQSRRAASAMGNMPAGLDRLLAELAAPRLDWAALLRRFILARAVSDYSWSPPSRRHIHLGLYLPSPRSMTLGEVALVLDTSGSVDEELLAAFCAELGSILSACEASLHVYACDADVSEATVYSRADPPLALTPRGGGGTDYRPAFAKVEADGLRPACLLYFTDLQCDRFPEEPAYPVLWIVPKTAKERPPFGDVVQLD; encoded by the coding sequence GTGACCGCGCCCGACGCCGTGGGCCGAAAGCTCGTGCGGGCGCGCATGGAGCTCGTGCTGGGCCACCCCTTTTTCGGGGCCATGGCCCTGCGTCTGGCCCCCCTGGCCGACGCCTCCTGCCGCGACGTCTGGACCGACGGCGTCACGCTCGGCTACAATCCTCTTTACGTGACCGAGCGCAGCGAGGACGAAATCGCGGCGATTATCGCCCATGAAATCCTGCACTTGGCCTGCGAACACCATCTGCGCCGCAAGGACCGGGACAAGGCGCTGTGGAACCGGGCCTGCGACCTGGCCGTGGCCGCCCTTTTGGTGGAAGCGGGTTTCACCCTGCCCCCGGGCCACCCCTTCGAGGCCACCCAGGCCGGCAAACCGGCCGAGGCCATCTATGCCGTGCTGGCCGGCGAAATCGACCAGCGCCACGGCGGCGGCGGCACGGATGCGGCCAAGACATCGGCCCTGCCGGCCGACACCGCCCCGGGCGGCGGCGATGGCGACACGCCGCTGGCCGCCAAGGCCGGACAAGCCGAACCCGCGCCGTCCGGCTCCGCGCTTAACGGCCAGGACAAGCAGCCCCAAAGCGCCTCGGGCGACCAGGACAGGGCCGGAACCCTTGGCCAAACGCCAAGCCGCAGCATCGGCGAGGTGCGCGACCACCCGGACCTGGACGGGCAGCGCCGTGAATCCGAACACCGCGATCTGACCGACAAGCTGCGCCAGGACGTCAACCAGTCGCGCCGGGCGGCCAGCGCCATGGGCAACATGCCGGCCGGCCTCGACCGGCTGCTGGCCGAGCTGGCCGCGCCCAGGCTCGACTGGGCGGCGCTCTTGCGCCGCTTCATCCTGGCCCGGGCGGTCAGCGACTATTCCTGGTCGCCGCCCAGCCGCCGCCATATCCACCTGGGCCTCTATCTACCCTCGCCGCGCTCCATGACCCTGGGCGAGGTGGCCCTTGTTCTCGACACCTCCGGCTCGGTGGACGAGGAGCTTCTCGCCGCCTTTTGCGCCGAACTCGGCTCCATCCTGAGCGCCTGCGAGGCAAGCCTTCACGTCTATGCCTGCGACGCGGACGTGAGCGAAGCGACCGTGTACTCCCGGGCCGATCCGCCCCTGGCGCTGACTCCGCGAGGAGGCGGCGGCACGGACTACCGCCCGGCCTTCGCCAAGGTCGAGGCCGACGGCTTGCGGCCGGCCTGTCTGCTCTATTTCACCGATCTCCAGTGCGACCGCTTTCCCGAGGAGCCGGCCTATCCGGTGCTGTGGATCGTGCCAAAAACCGCCAAGGAGCGACCGCCGTTCGGCGACGTCGTGCAACTGGACTAG
- a CDS encoding universal stress protein yields MNTDKILIAYDGSDNAQRSVAYVAAMVGHDGTRQVDVAAIERPADRDLFADDAAWKAECQRRNAAMRDALDQARAMLVAAGIPDDKVGTRFVESCRSPLREATECSIGTSIALEVLRLAEEGGYGTVVVGRRGVSKQEEFLFGSVSTKIIHAAKGLAVWVVA; encoded by the coding sequence ATGAACACCGACAAAATCCTCATTGCCTACGACGGATCGGACAATGCCCAGCGCTCCGTGGCCTATGTCGCGGCCATGGTCGGGCACGACGGAACCCGACAAGTCGATGTGGCCGCCATCGAACGGCCGGCCGACCGGGACCTTTTTGCCGATGACGCGGCCTGGAAAGCCGAATGCCAGCGCCGCAACGCCGCCATGCGCGACGCCCTGGACCAGGCCCGGGCCATGCTCGTCGCGGCCGGCATCCCCGACGACAAGGTCGGCACACGGTTCGTGGAGAGCTGCCGTTCGCCGCTGCGGGAAGCCACCGAATGCAGCATCGGCACCAGCATCGCCCTGGAAGTGCTGCGGCTGGCCGAGGAAGGCGGCTACGGCACCGTGGTCGTGGGCCGGCGCGGCGTGTCCAAGCAGGAGGAATTCCTCTTCGGCAGCGTCTCCACCAAAATCATCCACGCTGCCAAGGGGTTGGCGGTCTGGGTTGTGGCGTAA
- a CDS encoding methyl-accepting chemotaxis protein yields the protein MQWFYDLRVGKKLIISFIIMAIITGIVGYLGLHNMGAINSMNNTMYERELLGISAVKEANIDLIYADRAVRNMIMTTSLEDRARNVKSLEKYKNEYQEQMNIARNLFFSKEGKEKIAKLDAAWNALQPVWNQIIEACNKEELQSNRTSVDLALGVGREKVNAVDDIMTDLVRIKENNAKRYYDESSEIYNTSRNVLFAIIGTSIVIGLLLGVGISRAIAKPLIACMEFAKALARGDLGHKLEVVRADEVGQVCQAMREVAEAETRVTQIAEMMSEGNLRIQVEPRCAEDVLMRSLASMIERLTEIVEEVKSGAENMASGAEELSASSESLSQGASEQAAAVEESSSSMEEINSSIMRNADNARQTETLAKKASADAKESGAAMVDTVAAMRQIAAKISIIEEIARQTDLLALNAAVEAARAGDHGRGFAVVAAEVRKLAERSQGAAAEINTLSASSLDVAERAGRLLEMLVPDILKTSDLVQEIAAASQEQSSGVEQVNKGLQQLDQVVQQNASASEELASTAEELSSQAAQLVSTVGFFQVAGQGVPRAAHRTATGDKGTPRKALPRKGVPLPAAAKVDLGDEHFEQF from the coding sequence ATGCAGTGGTTTTACGATTTGCGCGTTGGCAAGAAACTGATCATTTCTTTTATTATCATGGCGATTATTACAGGAATTGTCGGTTACCTCGGTTTGCACAATATGGGTGCCATTAATAGCATGAATAACACGATGTACGAACGAGAGCTTCTTGGCATTTCTGCTGTCAAAGAAGCCAATATCGATCTTATTTATGCTGACCGTGCCGTGCGAAACATGATCATGACGACTTCACTCGAAGATCGCGCTCGCAACGTAAAAAGCCTGGAAAAATATAAGAATGAATACCAGGAGCAGATGAACATCGCCAGAAACTTGTTCTTCTCCAAGGAAGGCAAAGAGAAAATTGCCAAACTCGATGCCGCCTGGAATGCCCTGCAACCTGTATGGAATCAAATTATTGAGGCTTGCAATAAAGAAGAACTGCAGTCGAATAGGACTTCCGTTGATCTTGCCTTGGGGGTCGGACGCGAGAAGGTTAACGCTGTTGACGATATCATGACAGATCTTGTTCGCATCAAGGAAAACAACGCCAAAAGATACTACGACGAGTCCAGCGAAATCTACAATACGAGCCGAAACGTGCTTTTTGCCATCATCGGCACAAGCATCGTCATTGGCCTGCTGCTCGGCGTCGGTATCTCTCGCGCCATTGCCAAGCCGCTTATTGCCTGCATGGAGTTTGCCAAGGCCCTGGCCCGAGGTGATCTCGGCCACAAACTCGAAGTGGTCCGGGCCGACGAGGTCGGCCAGGTCTGCCAGGCCATGCGCGAGGTGGCCGAAGCCGAAACGCGCGTCACGCAGATCGCCGAGATGATGTCCGAGGGCAACCTGCGCATCCAGGTGGAGCCGCGTTGCGCCGAGGACGTCCTCATGCGCTCCCTGGCTTCCATGATCGAACGCCTCACCGAGATCGTCGAAGAAGTCAAAAGCGGTGCTGAGAACATGGCTTCCGGGGCCGAGGAACTGAGCGCCTCTTCCGAGTCGCTGTCCCAAGGCGCGTCCGAACAGGCCGCCGCAGTGGAAGAAAGTTCCTCTTCCATGGAAGAAATCAACAGCTCCATCATGCGCAACGCCGACAACGCCCGCCAGACCGAAACCCTGGCCAAGAAAGCCAGCGCCGACGCCAAGGAATCCGGCGCGGCCATGGTCGACACCGTGGCCGCCATGCGCCAGATCGCGGCCAAGATCTCCATCATTGAGGAAATTGCCCGCCAGACTGATCTGCTCGCCTTAAACGCCGCCGTCGAGGCCGCCCGGGCCGGCGACCATGGCCGGGGATTCGCCGTCGTCGCCGCGGAAGTGCGCAAGCTGGCCGAACGCAGCCAGGGCGCGGCCGCTGAGATCAACACCTTGTCCGCCTCCAGCCTCGACGTGGCCGAACGGGCCGGCCGACTCCTGGAAATGCTCGTCCCGGACATCCTCAAGACTTCCGATCTCGTTCAGGAGATCGCCGCCGCCTCCCAGGAGCAAAGCTCCGGTGTGGAACAGGTCAACAAGGGCCTGCAGCAGCTTGATCAGGTCGTGCAGCAAAACGCCTCGGCCTCCGAGGAACTGGCCTCTACGGCTGAGGAACTTTCCTCCCAGGCCGCCCAGCTCGTCAGCACCGTGGGCTTCTTCCAAGTGGCCGGCCAAGGCGTGCCCCGGGCCGCCCACCGCACGGCCACGGGCGACAAGGGCACCCCGCGCAAGGCCCTCCCCCGAAAAGGTGTGCCGTTGCCGGCGGCGGCCAAGGTCGATCTTGGCGACGAGCATTTCGAACAATTCTAG
- a CDS encoding ABC transporter ATP-binding protein — protein sequence MTLLSVENINVAYGDVQIINDLSLTVNEGEVVSIIGGNGAGKSTLLKAISGLVPPSSGIIRFRGEAIQALPPEAIVERGVIHVPEGRRLFSLMTVAENLDIGAYNSRAYKDRDKTLRQVYELLPRLLERQTQLAMTLSGGEQQMVAIGRGLMALPGLLMLDEPSLGLAPILVKSIFETLRKIADAGTTVLLVEQDVNHSLRLSDRGYVLEHGRVAMSGSAKELLENPHVKSAYLGI from the coding sequence ATGACGCTGCTTAGCGTGGAGAACATCAACGTCGCGTATGGCGACGTGCAGATCATCAACGACCTCTCGCTGACGGTCAACGAAGGCGAGGTGGTGAGCATCATCGGCGGCAACGGCGCGGGCAAGTCGACCTTGCTGAAGGCCATTTCGGGCCTGGTGCCGCCAAGTTCGGGCATCATCCGGTTTCGGGGCGAAGCCATCCAGGCCCTGCCCCCCGAAGCCATCGTCGAGCGTGGCGTCATTCATGTGCCCGAAGGCCGCCGGCTCTTCTCGCTCATGACCGTGGCCGAGAACCTGGACATCGGGGCCTACAACTCCCGGGCCTATAAGGACCGCGACAAAACCCTGCGCCAGGTCTACGAACTGCTGCCGCGCCTGCTCGAGCGCCAGACCCAGCTGGCCATGACGCTCTCCGGCGGCGAGCAGCAGATGGTGGCCATCGGCCGGGGGCTCATGGCCCTGCCGGGCCTGCTCATGCTCGACGAGCCGTCCCTGGGTCTGGCTCCCATCCTGGTCAAGTCGATCTTCGAGACCCTGCGCAAGATCGCCGACGCCGGCACCACGGTGCTTCTGGTCGAACAGGACGTCAACCATTCGCTGCGTCTGTCCGACCGGGGCTACGTCCTGGAACACGGCCGGGTGGCCATGTCCGGCTCGGCCAAGGAACTGCTGGAAAACCCCCACGTCAAATCGGCCTATCTCGGCATTTAA
- a CDS encoding type II toxin-antitoxin system HicA family toxin → MPSPTVLSCKPVIKLNSARQKTWEALFCVPARPDILWDDVAALIRALGGREIHHHQKTAGSRVRFVLGGVKGFFHRPHPENVLDKGCAADVREYLLRAGMAV, encoded by the coding sequence ATGCCGTCCCCAACCGTGTTGTCCTGCAAGCCCGTGATCAAACTCAACAGCGCCCGGCAAAAGACCTGGGAAGCGCTTTTTTGCGTGCCCGCCCGGCCGGACATCCTCTGGGACGACGTGGCCGCGCTGATCCGAGCCCTGGGCGGCCGTGAAATCCACCATCACCAAAAAACCGCCGGCTCGCGGGTGCGGTTTGTCCTTGGCGGCGTCAAGGGCTTCTTCCACCGCCCCCACCCCGAAAACGTGCTGGACAAGGGCTGCGCCGCCGACGTGCGCGAATACCTCCTGCGCGCCGGCATGGCCGTCTGA